CGGCGTGCTCCTACCTGCGCAGCGGTGTATCGTTTCCGCGATGCACAGTATCAGGTGCTGTACGTGGGCTTTGAACCCCAGAATCTTCAACAGAGGCTGCTGGAGCACTGGCGGACACAGGATGTTCCCGACGCTCGCTATGTGAGCTATCTGCCGGTGACCAGTACAGCGAAGGGCAAGGAGGTACAACAGCGCCTGATTGCGCGTACGAAGCCTCTCTATCAGACTCAGGAAGACAAGGACGATAAAGAGGAGGGAGAGTCTGAGGGGGAGTAGTCTGTCAAAGGTGAGATTCTCCGCTTGCGCTCAGAATGACAATATGGAGAAACTCTTCATTCGACGAGGTGTGCCGTGAGACCTGTTCATCTCTTGCTCATACTGAGTGCGTTCGTGCTGTTGAGCGCATGCGCAAAGAAGACATCCGCGCCCACGTCAGGTGAGGCTCCGGTGGAAGGAAAGAAAAAGCTCCGTGCGGCGATGGTGACCGACATCGCGGGCATTGGTGATCGCTCGTTCAACGAGTCCGCATGGCGCGGTTTGCAGCGTGCGCAGAAGGAGCTGGGCGCAGAGGTACGCTATCTCGAATCCGCCAAGTTGCCCGACTATGAGCAAAACCTGCGCCTGCTGGCTCAGCAGAAGTACGACGTGGTCATCGCGGTTGGCTTCGCGATGGAAGACGCTCTCAAGAAGGTCGCTCCCCAGTTTCCGAACGTCATTTTCGCCATCGTGGACGGCAACGCGCCCGACCTGCCCAACTGTGTGTCGCTGAAGTTTCGCGAGCACGAAGGTTCGTTTTTGGTGGGTGCGCTGGCAGGCGCGATGACGAAGACAAATATCGTCGGCTTTGTGGGCGGGATGGAGATCCCGCTCATCAAGAAGTTCGAAGCGGGCTATCGCGCGGGCGTGATGACCACCAACCCCAAAGCGAAGGTGCTCGTCGGATATACCGGCAACTGGACGGACACCGCCAAGGGCAAGGAGCTTGCCCTGTCGCAGTTTGAACGCGGAGCCGACATTGTGTACCACGCCTCCGGGCAGTGCGGACTGGGCGTGATTGAGGCAGCCGAAGAGCGAGGAAAAGGGCACTTCGCCATCGGTGTGGACTCGGACCAGGACTACATCGCCCCCGGCTTCGTGCTGACCAGCATGATCAAAAGCGTAGACAACGCGGTGTTCGGCGTGTGCAAGGCTGTGGTAGAGGGCACGTTCCAGCCCGGCACGCGCGACCTGGGCATCAAGGAGAACGGCGTCGGCCTCAGCCCGATGCGATACACTAAACACCTCGTGCCGAAAGAGGTTCTGGACAAAATAGAGACCTTGCGCCAGATGATAGCAGATGGCAAGCTGAAAGTGCCCCAGAGCGAGGAGGAGCTGAAGACGTTCCAGCCGCCAGCCTTGCCATAGGAGAGAGAAAAGGTGGCTGCACCCAGGTATTTACCGCATTATACCTACGCAGACTACGTGCAGTGGGAAGGACGGTGGGAGCTCATCGAGGGCATCCCCTTCGCCATGAGCCCCCAGCCGTCATTCCGACATCAGCGCATCTCACAGCGTATTGCTGCGGAGCTGGAAACAGCACTGGAAGGATGCGAACACTGTCGCGCGGTGCTGCCCGTGGACTGGAAAATCGCTGAGGATACGGTGGTGCAGCCTGATAACATGGTGGTGTGCGGCGAGGTGACCACCGAGGCGTATCTGGACAGACCGCCCGTGCTCATCTTTGAGGTACTCTCACCTTCTACCGAACAGAAAGACCGTGTAGTGAAAGCGGAACTCTACGCCTCGCAAGGAGTCAAATATTACGTGCTGGTAAACCCCGACCTCCTGCAGGCGGAAGTGATGGAGTTGCAAGGCGGGGAGTACCGGCTGCAGGCGACACTGCATGAAGGAACGTGGCGGTTTGACCTGGGTGAATGTCAGATAGAAGTGGACTTTGGTCGCCTGTGGAGGATATGAGAACCTTAAACGTTTCTTATCGCAAAAGGCGTATAATAAAAGGTGCAGAACGTTCTGCAGAGGCGATGAGGCATGATTGTAGAAGCACGCAATGACACGGTCAACCTGCTGGGTGCGCTGACCAAGAATCACTGGCAGACCATTAAGGCGGCGGCGAACCTGCTGCTGAAGCGCAACCCCGCAGGCATTATTATCAACTGTGCGGGCATTACCGAGTGCACGGAGGAGGGAGCGGAAACCTTTGCCGATGCGCAGGCGTACATCCAGAAGCATGGCGCACGCATCGTGCTCTGTGACATCCCCGAACATGTGATGGAAGTGCTTCGCCGGGTGCCGGGGGTGCGTTCGCAACTGCCTGTTGCCTGTACGATGGCTCAGGCGCGCGCCTCCCTGGGTCTGCCCAGCACCTACGAAACGGCGGAAGCGCCCTCTGAAAAGATTGTGCTGCTGCCCGTTTGGGAAGGGATGAACGCGCCGTATGCCGCCCAGCACGCCCTGCACATGACCAGAGACCAGCACGCCGTTTTGCACATCGTGTACATTCTGCTGGTGCCCCAGAAGCTGGCTCTCACCACCCCCATGCCTGAACAGGAAGAAGCGGCGCATCGCACCCTGACCGAGTTGGAGGAGATGGCTCGCCGCGCCCGGGTGAAGGTGGAAAAGCGTGTGGAGCGATGCCGTGACCTGGCGCGCGGGATTATCACCGCGGCGGAGCAAGAGCGGGCAAGCCAGCTGATTCTGGGCATCACGCCGGGCGACATGTCGGCGGCAAACGGTTTGCTGACCACCGTGTTGCAGAAAGCCCCCTGCGAGGTGCTGGTGGTGCGCGCCCCGGCAACGGTGGAGCAGACGGGGTGAACCTGCGTCCACTCCCTCCAGTGTTACCGTTTGAGAATCTTTTTCACGTCCAGCCAGTCTGCATACAGGATGGGTATTTTGTGGCGGCTGTCCCAATGCAGGCGGATACCTGCCGCTTGGCAAACGTCGCGCAAAGGCACGTAGTCCATCTTTCCTCGCCGTAGCACCCCCCGCGGCTGGAGGCTCTTCACCGCCCTGCCAGCTAGCGACTTCCCATCCCACTGCGTGGCAAATGCTGACAAATAACGTAAAGCAAGGTACACCCGTCCTTGCCTGAGGATTAATGGGGTGAAGAAAGATACTTTATGCCCATTCAGGTACAACGAGCGTATCTGTTTCTCTACCTGTTGGTGCCACCAGCCTTTTGACGCAGAACCTGGGATCTGTGCCTGTACGCCTTCGACCAGAGATCCCCAGTGTGAGCGTCTACCTCGAAAATCTCGTACCACTCGTGTCCCTGCAGTGAAATCCGCCCGATAATGCACCATACCAGCCGCTTCTCTTCCACAGTGATGCCGGCAAGCTTCTCCCAGAACACCTGATGTACTCTATACTTTTGTGCTCGCGACCAGTTGATACTAACACGCCAGCCAACCGCAGCGTGTGCACCCTTGCCAACAAGCGCAGCAGGCAGCCCAGCCCCGTTAGCGTCGAGACACGTGTTGCAGCCTCCCAAGTAAACTACCTTCACGCAACTCAATTGGGGCAGAAACGCCACTTCAGCGATTGTGAAAACGTAGTTTGGTTGGACAAGATCGCCATCTGGGAATCCCAAAGTGCTTCCTCCACTGGAGTGCCCAGGCTGCTATACAAAACATATCTGGCTTCCACGACTCCGGCAGCGACGATGTCAATCTTATGTTCCCCCACTCTGATTCTGCTGCTGCGCAATCGGTCGGTATCACCAGAGGAAACCGCCGGTAAGGCGAGTTGTGCAACTGTGTGCCTATCGTGGGAAACATCCTGCAATAACGCACGCTCCAGTTCTGCGGGTCGCTTACAGGAGGCTGGGTGCATCCCGGATGAAGCCCGCTCTGGATGCTGAAACTGGTCTGGCGGATAGGTTGTGTAGAGTGCACCTGCGTCAGCTCTTGCAGTTCCGCCCGGTCGACAGTGACGTTGATGATAGGGAACTTGTACGCCACGAGGAAATAAAAGCACGGATTAGCCACTTCGCCAGATGTCACACATTGCATGGGCTGGCTATCGGTCAGATTGTTGTCCCATTGCACGTGGATGGCGGTGACGATTTGCTGGGCGCAGAGGGACGTAGCGAACCACAGGAGAAACGCACTCAGTACCCCCCCCGTTGGAGTAGCAAAGTGAAGCGTTTCATTCTGGTTACCTCCTTGGAAGGAGTATCGTACCTATAGTATAACACAGGGTGCAGGAAACATCAATCTACTGCGACAAACCAATCTGCCTACTTCCTCCCCTTACACAGCGGCACCAAGCTCATCTGTCTTTTCTCGAACACCGCCACCTCGCGGAAGCCGATGTCCCACGCCATACGCACTGCGTCCAGTAGGCAGTGCGCTAACTCGTCGGGGTGGTGGGCGTCCGAGCCGAAGGTGATGAGCCTGCCACCGCGTTCATAGTACCACTCTAACGTTTGTCGGCAGGGGTAAAAGTCGCGGGCGTCCTGTCGCAGACCGGCGGTGTTTATCTCCAGCACCGTGCCCTTCTCCACCATCAGGTCAAACAGGGTGAACAGCAGGTCACGATAAGGCTGGGGGTCAAACGCGCCGAAGCGGGGCACACCACGCCGTTTGGCGTACTCCAGATGTCCCACGATGTCAATCAAACCGCTTTCCACCGAGTGCAGCACTTCCTCGTAGTAGCGGGTGTATGCCTCGCGAGCGGTAGGGAAACGCTGCACGTATTCATCGGTCATGATCATCCGTGCATCCACGTAATGCACGCACCCCAGTACATAGTCAAAGGGATACTGGCTGAGCCACACGCGCACATCGGGTTCGAACCAATGCTGGTAATCTATCTCTACGCCGGCACGGATGCGCAATCGCCCCCTGAACAGGTCGCGCACGTAGACGATGTCGTCCATAAACAGGTCGTAGTCGAAGTATTCCACCACGGGGTCGTTGGGGTCAAAGTCTTTGTGTTCGCTGAAGCCGATTTCGTCCAGCCCCAGAGCCATTGCGCGGGCGCAGTGTTCCAGCATCGTCGCACGCCCATCGTGCGACAGGAAGGTGTGCACCTGATAATCCACTCGTGTATATTCCGCCCTGTTATTCCAGCCCATCGATGCTTATTCCCTCAACATCTACCACACGCCACTTTTCGGTGGGGATTACCAGCCACTTGCGAGCGGGCTCCTTGCGCAGCTTCAACTGGATATCGGTCGGCTCATGGCGGCTGACCAGCCCCTGCTCTTCCCACCACGCCTCCACGCGCATACTCGCTGTCGCCTCTTTGCCGATAATGCTGATGACCGGCGTGCTATAGCGGACATGCGGTCGGATGCCGCGGCGAAACGCCGAAGCCAACTCGATGCGCAGCCTTTCAGGTGAATAGCCAAAGGCTTCGAAATCGCTGGAGATGGCGTCCATCAGCGTGTTTAGGTCACGTCCTTCTATCGCCTTACGGATTTCCTCCAGGCGATTTCGCACCACCTGCTCCTCGGGCGGGGTAGGCGTTGCTGCGATACGCCACATCACCAGCAGTGCTGTTATCAGCATCACCGCGCCGGAGATAGCCAACCATGTGGACCGCTTCATTTCGCGCTGCCTCGCAGGTACATGCTGCTCAGATTATACCGGAAACGACCGGCTGTATCCAACCAACGGTTGTGGAGGGCGAGGCACCTGCCGAGCCCTCCACTTGGGGATTACGACGGGGCGCGTCTTTCCAAGTATGTTGCACAGGTTGCATTGAAGAAGTGAAGCGTTTAATATATAGTGGATTGAAGGCACGTGCGTGCTATGTCGGTATAATAAGGGATAGAATGATAAGCGAACCGCAAAAGCAAAACCCCGAATGGGAACAGGCGCTGCAGACTCTGGCAGCACAACGGGGGCGTGTGATGGTGCTGGGCGCACGGGATGTGGGTAAGACCACTTTCACCGCGCTGCTGGCGAACCGCCAGCTCGCCCACGGCACTCGTGTGGCTGTGGTAGATGCTGATGTGGGGCAATCGGAGATTGGGCCGCCTACCACCATCGGCGTGGGGCTGGTAGAGGTGCCGGTGCCCACCCTGCACGCGGTGGTGCCTCTGGCTATTTACTTCGTGGGGTCCAACACGCCGCGGGGGCGAATGCTGGAGACAGTGAATGGCGTGCGCGCAATGGTGGCGAAGGCTCAGGAGGCGGGAGCGGAGTCGGTGCTCATAGATACTACCGGCTTCGTCAGTGGGGCAGCGGCGCGTCGCCTGAAGTGTGCGAAGGTAGAAGCGGTGCATCCGCAGTTTGTGGTTGCCATCCAACGTAAAGACGAACTGGAGCACATCTTGCGCCCGCTGGAGAAGCGCAAACTGCACCTTATCCGCCTGCCTGTGCCCGAGACGGTCGCCTTGAAGTCGCCGGAGATGCGCCAGCAAAGGCGCATGATGCGTTTCTTCCGGTACTTTCAGGATGCCCGGGCGCATACGTTCGCTCTATCCGACATCGCCTGCGAGGGCACGTGGTTCAATACAGGCACTCCGCTGGAGTGGAACGAGATCCACTTCCTGCAGGACACCTTGCATTCGCGCGTGTTCTGGGCGGAGCGCACCTCGGAGCATCTGTTCGTGATTACCGATAAAGTGGTAGACGAGCGCGCTCTGGTCATCGTGGAAGAGACCTTTCGGGTCGCGCATGTGACAACAGCGGGAGTACATCGCTTTGTCAAACTGTTGCTGGGGCTGCTGAACGCAGAAGGCGAGTGCTTAGCGATTGGTATTCTGGAACGCATCGATTTTGTCAACCGTACCATCACCGTGCGCACTCCTTTGCGGGACGCCTCGGGGGTGGCTATTCTGCGTTTCGGCGGTTTGAACGTGCGCCCTGATGGCAAGGAAATCGGCGCGGTGAAGCCGGGTGAGATTTAGACGCACAAGGTGAGAGGAAACATGTTCTCTACAGCTCTTCATGGTGATTGTTGCATACTGCTGCACCAGACGATAGGTGCATGGTGTCAGGGTAAACCTGTTTCCTTGCAGGCAATGGACGACAAACAATGGGAAGTGCTCGTCGAGGAGGCTCGCCTGCACGGGGTGTCGGGTTTGCTGTATACCCTTTTGCCGAATGAGGTTCCTGTGGAGGTTCGAGATACCTTGCGTTCTGACTATCAAAACCAGCTGGCTGCCAACGTCCTATATATGCAGAAGTTGGCGCAAATCGTACCTGCATTGAAGAATGCGGGTGTGCGGTTTGCGGTGGTGAAGGGCGCAGCTCTGCTGGCGACGGTTTACCGGGACATGGGCATAAGGGCGATGAAAGATATCGACCTGCTGGTACACCCGGATGACGCGAACATCCTGAAGCCGGTGATGCAACAACTGGGCTGGCAGGAGGAAGACGAGGACATCGCTGGCAAGCAATTTGGCGAGCGTTACCGTGCGGAGACCTCGTTCACCTGTCGGGAAGGCTCGTTAATGCTTCGGCTGGAGGCGCATCTGGACATGCCAGGCTTCTATCCGCGTTCGCGAGCAGCAATTTGGCAGAAGATAGTTTCTGTTTGCACAGCGGGCATAGATGAAATGCCTGCGCTCGGTGTGTCGGCGCACTTGAACTATCTATGCACCCATTTTTATTATCATCACTGCGGGCAAGGGCTGAAGTGGCTGGTGGACGTGGCTCTATTGGTATCGCAAGTGCGCTCGTGGCACGATGTGGTTGTGGATGCTTACGAGTTCGGCACAACACGCCCTGTACATCTTGCGCTGCATGATGTAGCCAAATATCTGCAGGTGCCGGTTCCACAGCATATTGTGGAGACACTGCGCTTTTTGCCCATGCCTCTCAGTTTGCGCCTGCTGTTCGAGATGTGCAAACGACCTTCCCTGCACTACCTGGGTATTCGCCTGCTGGACATTTATCGTGCGCCGAACTGGCCTACCCGTTTCGGCTACATCTGGCGCAAGCTCACCGCCCCTCGCTGGCGACGCCTCTCCCGTTGCGAATAATGGGGCGACGTGCTATACTCTAATACACATATAGCCTTTTTGAAGGGGATTGCGCGGCGTGGACCTGCAGACATTTAAGGAACTGGTTTATCGTGAGTTTGGTGACCATCTGGAACATGCCACCCCTGCCAACGTGCGTGAGTTTCTAGACAGGTTGCAGATGCAGGAGATGGCGAGCAGATTGCCGGGGGAGCGGTTCGAAATCCATGAGACCGGCACCACCTACGAAGAGATTATCAAGGATTTCTTCGCCCGCGTGCTGGAAATGCCCCGTGATGACGCTATTATCTTGCTATGGACGCTGGCGATAGACCTCGCTTTCGCTGCCGTAGAACACCAGTACGCCGAGTACTTTGCGTCCCTGTTCAAGGACCTGGACCAGTATTGAGAATATTCATTGCGAAGGAGGTAGCGTCATGCGAGTGAACACAAGGAGCACCATGCTGGCTGTTCTGGTGCTGGGGGCGTATGCCTTTGCGCAAGCAGACAGTATCGCCTGGCTCAACTCGTACGAGGATGCGTTACGGCAAGCCAGAGAGGGCAACAAACTGGTAATGGTCAGCTTCTACACCGACTGGTGAGGCTGGTGTAAACGGCTGGACCAGGACACCTTCTCCAATGAGAAGGTGGTTCAGCTGGCGGGGCAGGTTGTCCCGTTGAAACTGAACGCCGAGAAAGAGGGCGTAGAAGTCGCCAAGAAGTACCGCGTGCGCGGCTATCCCACCGTGATGTTTGTGGATGCCGAAGGCGCAATAGTCGGCAAGATTGTCGGCTATCTTCCCCCCGATGCGTTTGCCAAACAGTTTGTGCAGATTGTGGAGTCGATCAAAGCCTTGCCCGACCTTCTGCAGCGTGCGCAGAACGACCCCAAAGATGCCGAAGCGCTCGCCCGGCTGGTAATGATATATGCCCAGCGTGAGGACGAGGCGAAGGCAACCGAGATGCTGTCGGCAGCGGAGAAGGCAGACCCTCGCAATCAGAAGGGGCTGTTAGGAGCTGCCTGCAACGCAGTTGGCGACATGTTCCAAAACGCCGGTCAATTCCAGAAGGCGATATCCTTCTTCCGTAAAGCGGCGACCCTCAGCAGGAAACCGGAAGAGGTATCGTACGCCCGTTTAAGCATCGCGGTGTGCTACCTGAGCATGCGCGATACGAAAAAAGCTTTGCCGGAGCTGGAGGCGGTTGCGAAGATGAAGGATGCTCCTGCCGGCGACCGCGAAACCGCCAGGCAGTTGCTGGAACGCTTTCGCAAACCGGCTCAGCAACGGAAATGATGGTGAACCTCAGTAAAAAGCCCTCGCCAGAGGGCTTTTTTCTTACGTAAACCTCTTGCACTGCGTCAGCAGCACAGGGTACACTCTATGCGTGATAAACACCAAATACAGGCAATATAACTACTGGGGAGTTTTTACATGGAACCGCTGGTAACGTTGCCGCTGTTTCCATTACATGCTGTCTTATTTCCGGGGATGCCGTTGCCCCTCTACGTCTTTGAAGAGCGCTACCGCCAGATGATGCATATGGTGCTGGAGCAGGACCGGCAGTTTGGAGTGGTGCTCATCCGGGAAGGCAAGGAAGTGGGCGGACCGGCGGTACCTTATCAATGGGGCACCCTTGCCCGCATTACCGCCCTCCAGAACCTGCCTGATGGCAGCATGAACCTGTGGACAGTTGGCGAGCAACGTTTCCGCATCGTGGAGATCACCCAGGTGGAACCCTTTATGGTGGCGAAGGTGATGCTCCTGCCTGATGTGTGCGACGGCTGTGAACAGCGGATGCTGCCGGTAGTGCATCGCGCTACCGACCGGCTGGAACAATATGTACGCCTACTATTCAGCCCGGAGGGCGGTAAGCATTTTGTGGTAGAGCTTCCCCACAATCCCCGCGTCTTAGCCAACACCATCGGCGCCATCCTCCAGGTTCCTCTGACAGAGAAACAGAAGCTGCTTGAGATAGATGATGTCGTACAGCGCCTGGAAGCGGGGTTAATGTTGCTGGAGCAAGAGATCGATAGACTGCTCCTCAAGGCGACAGAACGACCGGTAGCCCAGCCATTCCGCCACGAACAAAAGGCGGTTTCACGCAATTAGCGACGCTATCTGGAGGTAACCTCAGGTGTTGACGGTCACGCTTATCCCGGGAGACGGCATAGGTCCCGAGGTGGTGGACGCAGCGGTGCGTGTGGTGGAAGCAACTGGCGTGCCGGTACAGTGGGAGCGGTTTGAAGCGGGTACTGAGGTGATGAACAAGTACGGCACGCCCCTGCCTGATGAAGTGTTCAATTCCATCTTGAGGAACCGCGTTGCGCTCAAAGGACCGATTACCACCCCTATCGGCACCGGCTATAGCAGTCCCAATGTGATGATACGCAAGCGATTGAACCTTTTTGCCAATGTGCGCCCTGCCAGGAACCTGCCGGGTGTGCGTACGCGCTACGAAGGTGTGGACCTGGTGGTCATTCGCGAGAACAGCGAGGACCTCTACTCCGGTCTGGAGCACATTGTGGTGCCGGGGGTGGTGGAAAGCTTAAAAATTATCACCGAGCATGCCAGCTTGCGCATCGCGCGGTTTGCTTTTGAGTACGCCACCAGACACGGGCGCAAGAAAGTTACGGCGGTGCACAAAGCGAATATCATGAAACTGAGCGACGGGCTGTTTCTGGAATGTTGTCGGCGGGCGGCGCGAGACTACCCGCAGATCGAATACGAGGAGCTTATTGTAGACAATACCTGCATGCAGCTAGTAACGCGCCCAGAGCGATTTGATGTGATGGTGATGGAAAACCTGTACGGCGACATCATCTCCGACCTGTGCGCAGGGCTAGTAGGAGGTTTGGGGCTGACGCCCAGCGCGAACGTTGGTGAAGAAGGCATCGTAGTCTACGAGGCGGTACACGGCTCCGCTCCCGACATCGCCGGGCGAAACCTCGCCAACCCTATCGCGCTTATCTTCTGTGCAGCAATGATGCTGGAGGACCAGGGTGAGCAAGAGGCGGCGGAGCGGGTGCGCCGGGGCGTGTATCGTGTGCTAAGCGAAGGCAAAGTGCTCACCCGCGACCTGGGCGGTACCGCTACCACCACCGAAATCACCGACGCCATCATCGCCGCGATGGGGCAAGAGGACGCTGCCTCTGCTTGAGTGCCCATCGGGAAGGCGAGGCTTCCGCCGAGCCGGGTAAGCTCCGGGGGGGAGGTCACAATCGCCTTCTGCACCGGTTGCATCCGGGAAGCGGGGGTGATACAATACTCTCGCTTTAGTATGCATACGGAGGCAGCTGATGAACGAGAAAGAAGCGCGCGAGATTTGTGAGAAAGCCATCGCCTTCAGCGAGGCAGAGCATGTACAGGTGAACCTCTATGGGACACGAGAAGCCTCTACTCGTTACGCCAACAACGAAATCACCCAGAACGTTGCGAAGAGCCAGATGAGCCTGCGCGTGACCTGTGCCTACGGCAATAAAGTAGGACGTTGTAGCACCAACCGGCTGGATACCGATTCCATCCGCGAGACAGTGAGGCGTGCTGAGGAGATGGCGCGTGTGGCAGAACCTGACACCGAGTTTCTCCCCCCGCCGGAGCCGACAGCTTACCGCCCGATACAGGCGTACGCCGACAGTACCGCGCACGCCACCCCTGAAGACCGTGCCCGTGTGGTGAGACGGGTTATCGCCGAGGCGAGGTCACGGGGGTTAAAGACGGCAGGAAGCTTCGCGACGAATGCCAGTGCTGTCGCGGTCGCAAACAACAAGGGACTGTTTGGTTTCCATACTGCCACGCGGGCATCGCTGATATGCACCATGATGGCGGAGGACAGCAGCGGCTGGGCTGAACAGACGCACGAAGAGATGAACGCCATTTCCCCCGAAGAGGTCGCCAAACGAGCCGCCGACAAGGCGGAAGCAGCACGTCATCCCCGAGAGGTTCCGCCCGGCGATTATACTGTGGTGCTGGAACCGGCAGCGGTAGCGGAACTGCTGGCATACATGGCATGGAGTATGGACGCCAAAGCCGCCGATGAAGGGCGTTCCGCCTTCACCGGCAAGGAAGGAACCGCTATCGGTAACAGCCTGGTCACCTTGCAATCCCTCCCCGCGCATCCCGAGTGCCCGGCAGAGCCTTTCTTTGACGATGGGATGCCCACACCGGATGTGACGTGGATAGAGCAGGGTGTGCTGAAAACGTTGGCATACAGCCGTTTCTGGGCGCAGAAGCGGGGTAGAACTTTCACCGGTTATCCATCTAATCTCATCCTGCAGGGTGGAAGCTACTCCCTGCAGGAACTGGTTGCGCGGGTAGAGGACGGCTTGCTCGTCACGCGATTCTGGTACATTCGCTTTGTGGACCCGATGCAACTGTTGTTGACCGGTATGACACGCGACGGAGTGTATCGCATTGAGAGAGGCAAGGTCACCCATGCGGTGAAGAACCTGCGATTCAACGAAAGTCCCCTGGTGGTGCTTCAGAACGTGCATTTGCTGGGCGTTGCACAGCGTGTGGAAGGTAGTATGCTTGTACCTCCGGTAGTGGTGAACGACTTCACGTTCAGCAGCACTACCACCTTCTGAGTGCGGGCACAGGAGGAGATATACCTTACGTAACGAAACATGTTAATGCAACCGGAAACTGAGGAGGAACCATGAGAAGACCCTGGCTGAATAGCACTGTGGTTGTGGTGCTTGCGCTGGCGTGGGTCAGTGGAGTATGGGCTCAGGCAAAGTCTCCTGCCAAGAAGCCTGCTGCTCCGGCGAGACCTGCTGCGAAATCGGCTCCTGTGGCAAAGCCTGCGCAGCCTGCAAACGTAGTGGGGCGCGTAAGTGGAGCGGTCATCACGCGCGACGAGATGCTCAGGACGATGGAAGCGTGGTATGGTCCGCAGGTGGTGGAGGACCTCATTGCGCTCAAAGTAGTCGAGCAGGAGGCGAAAAAGTACGGTATCACCGCCACCAAAGCAGAAATAGACCAGCGATACAACGAGGCAATCGACGGAATGCGGGCACGCGTGCCACCCGGCGCGGATGTGTTTGTGGAACTGGCGAAGCAGGGATGGACGCGGGCGCACATGGAAGCGGTGCTCAGGCGTGCTCTGTTACTGGAAAAGCTGGTAGCACGCACCGTACGCGATGATGACTTCATCCAGGCGCGTCACATCTTGATACAGCCACAGATGCCCACTATCTCTCCCGACCAGAACGTGAGCGCGGAAGAGCGACAGAAGATGTTCGCCGAGGCGCGTGCAAAGGCGGAGGAAGAGGCGAAGGCGAAGGCGCAGAAGGTATATGAAGAAATCAAGGCGGGCAAGGACTTTGCCGAAGCGGCGAAGGAGTATTCCGACGACCGCTCCAATAAGGACAAAGGCGGCGACCTGGGAGCTTTCGCACGAGGCATGATGGTGCCGGAGTTCGAGAAAGCAGTGTTCGCGCTGAAGCCGGGCGAAATCAGCGAACCGGTCAAAACACCGTACGGCTGGCACATTATCAAGGTAGAGAAGCTTGGCAAAGACATTCCTGCGGTGGAGAAAGCCAGATTGACGCAGGTCATCGTGCGC
This Armatimonadota bacterium DNA region includes the following protein-coding sequences:
- a CDS encoding BMP family ABC transporter substrate-binding protein, with the translated sequence MRPVHLLLILSAFVLLSACAKKTSAPTSGEAPVEGKKKLRAAMVTDIAGIGDRSFNESAWRGLQRAQKELGAEVRYLESAKLPDYEQNLRLLAQQKYDVVIAVGFAMEDALKKVAPQFPNVIFAIVDGNAPDLPNCVSLKFREHEGSFLVGALAGAMTKTNIVGFVGGMEIPLIKKFEAGYRAGVMTTNPKAKVLVGYTGNWTDTAKGKELALSQFERGADIVYHASGQCGLGVIEAAEERGKGHFAIGVDSDQDYIAPGFVLTSMIKSVDNAVFGVCKAVVEGTFQPGTRDLGIKENGVGLSPMRYTKHLVPKEVLDKIETLRQMIADGKLKVPQSEEELKTFQPPALP
- a CDS encoding histidinol phosphate phosphatase, with the translated sequence MGWNNRAEYTRVDYQVHTFLSHDGRATMLEHCARAMALGLDEIGFSEHKDFDPNDPVVEYFDYDLFMDDIVYVRDLFRGRLRIRAGVEIDYQHWFEPDVRVWLSQYPFDYVLGCVHYVDARMIMTDEYVQRFPTAREAYTRYYEEVLHSVESGLIDIVGHLEYAKRRGVPRFGAFDPQPYRDLLFTLFDLMVEKGTVLEINTAGLRQDARDFYPCRQTLEWYYERGGRLITFGSDAHHPDELAHCLLDAVRMAWDIGFREVAVFEKRQMSLVPLCKGRK
- a CDS encoding polyhydroxyalkanoate depolymerase, yielding MISEPQKQNPEWEQALQTLAAQRGRVMVLGARDVGKTTFTALLANRQLAHGTRVAVVDADVGQSEIGPPTTIGVGLVEVPVPTLHAVVPLAIYFVGSNTPRGRMLETVNGVRAMVAKAQEAGAESVLIDTTGFVSGAAARRLKCAKVEAVHPQFVVAIQRKDELEHILRPLEKRKLHLIRLPVPETVALKSPEMRQQRRMMRFFRYFQDARAHTFALSDIACEGTWFNTGTPLEWNEIHFLQDTLHSRVFWAERTSEHLFVITDKVVDERALVIVEETFRVAHVTTAGVHRFVKLLLGLLNAEGECLAIGILERIDFVNRTITVRTPLRDASGVAILRFGGLNVRPDGKEIGAVKPGEI
- a CDS encoding peptidase S16; translation: MEPLVTLPLFPLHAVLFPGMPLPLYVFEERYRQMMHMVLEQDRQFGVVLIREGKEVGGPAVPYQWGTLARITALQNLPDGSMNLWTVGEQRFRIVEITQVEPFMVAKVMLLPDVCDGCEQRMLPVVHRATDRLEQYVRLLFSPEGGKHFVVELPHNPRVLANTIGAILQVPLTEKQKLLEIDDVVQRLEAGLMLLEQEIDRLLLKATERPVAQPFRHEQKAVSRN
- a CDS encoding isocitrate dehydrogenase, which gives rise to MLTVTLIPGDGIGPEVVDAAVRVVEATGVPVQWERFEAGTEVMNKYGTPLPDEVFNSILRNRVALKGPITTPIGTGYSSPNVMIRKRLNLFANVRPARNLPGVRTRYEGVDLVVIRENSEDLYSGLEHIVVPGVVESLKIITEHASLRIARFAFEYATRHGRKKVTAVHKANIMKLSDGLFLECCRRAARDYPQIEYEELIVDNTCMQLVTRPERFDVMVMENLYGDIISDLCAGLVGGLGLTPSANVGEEGIVVYEAVHGSAPDIAGRNLANPIALIFCAAMMLEDQGEQEAAERVRRGVYRVLSEGKVLTRDLGGTATTTEITDAIIAAMGQEDAASA
- a CDS encoding TldD/PmbA family protein, with translation MNEKEAREICEKAIAFSEAEHVQVNLYGTREASTRYANNEITQNVAKSQMSLRVTCAYGNKVGRCSTNRLDTDSIRETVRRAEEMARVAEPDTEFLPPPEPTAYRPIQAYADSTAHATPEDRARVVRRVIAEARSRGLKTAGSFATNASAVAVANNKGLFGFHTATRASLICTMMAEDSSGWAEQTHEEMNAISPEEVAKRAADKAEAARHPREVPPGDYTVVLEPAAVAELLAYMAWSMDAKAADEGRSAFTGKEGTAIGNSLVTLQSLPAHPECPAEPFFDDGMPTPDVTWIEQGVLKTLAYSRFWAQKRGRTFTGYPSNLILQGGSYSLQELVARVEDGLLVTRFWYIRFVDPMQLLLTGMTRDGVYRIERGKVTHAVKNLRFNESPLVVLQNVHLLGVAQRVEGSMLVPPVVVNDFTFSSTTTF